The Thermococcus sp. genome contains a region encoding:
- a CDS encoding translation initiation factor IF-2 N-terminal domain-containing protein produces the protein MRASVLLRGVVDLLLLIVFVGMAVTGIGLYLAPSGRIADSIGWTFFGMDKDTLTNVHTYLGFIMIGLVGVHLAVGFRSMLVMLKSAFKSSKAKVMAGLIIPILLIAVGFQAFSAYTGEEETTYESYDSYYEEESTNSTAYITGTMMKYYTVQELAKEFNVSTDALIEKLKEKGIEATPDEKLVEIEYKYDLDREEFKAMLEEIIAELRGENG, from the coding sequence ATGAGAGCCTCAGTACTCCTAAGGGGAGTTGTTGACCTGCTCCTCCTAATAGTCTTTGTTGGAATGGCTGTAACGGGAATAGGCCTGTATTTAGCGCCCAGCGGGAGGATAGCGGACAGCATAGGATGGACCTTCTTTGGTATGGATAAGGACACTCTCACCAACGTTCACACGTATCTGGGCTTCATCATGATTGGCCTCGTGGGGGTTCACCTGGCGGTGGGGTTCAGGAGTATGCTAGTAATGCTGAAGTCTGCATTTAAGAGCTCAAAGGCAAAGGTAATGGCTGGCCTGATAATTCCAATACTGCTCATAGCAGTTGGATTCCAAGCGTTTTCAGCGTATACGGGCGAAGAGGAAACAACATATGAATCGTATGACTCCTACTATGAAGAAGAATCAACTAACTCAACGGCTTACATAACGGGCACGATGATGAAGTACTACACCGTCCAGGAGCTCGCCAAGGAGTTCAACGTTTCAACGGACGCGCTGATAGAAAAGCTGAAGGAGAAGGGAATAGAGGCAACCCCGGACGAGAAGCTCGTTGAGATTGAGTACAAGTACGACCTGGACAGGGAGGAATTCAAGGCCATGTTGGAGGAGATTATAGCGGAGCTCCGGGGTGAGAACGGATGA